TTTTGCGGCTATTTGACCATGGTCTAAAACGATAATTTGATCAGCATTGATGATGGTGCCGACTCGTTGGGCAATAATAATTGTTGTCGCGTCTTTCGTTTCTTCCTTAAGCGCCAGGCGTACAGCAGCGTCAGTTTTATAATCCAGAGCGGAAAAACTATCATCAAATATATATATTTCCCGGTCCCCAATAATTGAACGGGCAATGGATAGGCGTTGGCGCTGGCCCCCAGATAAATTAGTGCCGCCTTCGGTCAATTCGGTATGGTAACGAGTCGCCAGCCGATTGATAAATTCACTAGCCTGTGCGATCGAAGTCGCGTGGTCCATATCTTCCTCGTCAGCATCAAATTTACCATAGCGGAGGTTGGTGGCAATCTGACCAGAGAAGAGATTGGCCTTTTGAGGGGTATAACCAATCTTTGAACGTAATACTTGTAAATCTAAGTCACGAATATCAATACCATCGAGCTTAATTTCACCACTGGAAACATCGTAAAAACGGGGAATTAATTTAACAATGGTTGACTTTCCTGAGCCGGTAGAACCGATAAAGGCGATGGTTTCACCAGCTTTTGAAGAGAAACTAATATCTCTTAGGACGGGTTCATCAGCATCCGGATAAGCAAAGTCGACGTGATTGAATTCTAAGCGCCCACTACCATCAGTCTCCATAATCGGATTTTCAGGGTGAGGGACGGTTATTGGTGTATGCATGACTTCATCGAGTCGCCCCGCCGAAACCACTGCTCGTGGATACATCATGAAAATATTAGCAAAAATAGTTAAGGAGAAGAGGGCTAGCCATACGTACTCAATAAAGGCAACTAAGGTCCCTACTTGAACACTCCCCCTAGCGGCAAAACCGGCACCAAACCAGACGATTAATATGATAGTAATATTCATGATTAATGAAAAGAGAGAGGGCGTAATGGCCATAGTTTTAAACAGACGACTAGAGTATTGCCGGTAAGTATGGTTGACTTCTTCAAAACGTTCTTCGAAAAATTGTTCCCGGTTAAAGGCACGAACGACTCGAGTACCAGTAATATTTTCTCTTAGAATCCGGTTAATACTATCTAAAGTTTTTTGTTGGGCACGGGAAATTGGTAAGGTTAACCAAGCAATAATGATAATCATGGCCACTATCATAGGTGCCACGGGGAAAACATACAAACCTAATTCGGGCGAAGTTCGTGTAATCATATAAATACTAATAATGATCATCACTGGTGCTGTTGCCAAGGTTCTAAGAGTCATTTGAGTAAACTGCATGAGAATAAAGGCATCGGAAGTCATCCGGTTGGTTAAAGACGGTACCCCGTAGTCTTGAAACTCGTGATGAGAAAGCTTAAGCATCTTTTTAAATAAATCATTACGTAAATTCATTGTCATCATTGTTGACAACTTACTAATAAAATAAGAGCCAAAAATCTGTCCAGCAATGCCTAAACAAGAAATAAAGAGCATAATTGCTAGGAAAAAGTATAGGTTGGATAAATCACCTGGTATTAAGGCGTTATCAATAATCATTGCTAACATGGTCGGTAAACCTAGGTTAACCACTGAAAACATCAACATACCCAGGAAGATAAATACTAACTCTTTCTTAAAGGGTTTGATATAAGACCAAATATATTTCATAAAAACTCCCCTCAATAGATAAACTATTTACCATCATAAAAGACGATAGAAAATTAGACAATAATTGTTTTCACACTAAATATATAATAAAAAAAGAAACATTGATAGCCCCATTTATCTGCCTTTCAGTCTAGGATTATGCCTAACTTTGGGACCTTTTTTATTGTAATCAACTCAAGGACCGGGCGAACGTATTTGATCGAGCGGGAGTGTATCAGATTTGATCGAAAGATAGATTATCATTTTTAACTTAAAACTATTGATTTTTAGGTCGTCCCTAACTAATATTAAGTCAATAAAAAATATAACTTACAAAAAATTAGTTAAACTTCAGTTTTATTTATTTGGGGAATTGGAGTTTTACTAGTAAGGAGGAAAACAAAATGAGTAAGAAGGAATTAGTAAAAACAGTCTTTGATGGCCATCAAGCTGAGCGGACGCCGGTTGGTTTCTGGCACCACTTTGTAGAAGATGTTTACCATGCTAATGCGTTGAAAGATGATCAAATCAAACCAGCTAATTTAGCTGGCCACCAACAATTTCTTAAGGACATTGAGCCTGACTATATAAAGATAATGACTGATGGTTATTTTCAATATCCTAATGAAAAGTTACAAAAAGCTGAGCATTTATCGGAAGTTGGAGAAATTGAACCGCTAGCAAATGATGATCCTTGGATTCAAGAACAAATTCAGTTTGCCAAGGAAGTCGAAGCCCTACATAATAACCAATTGTATAGTTTTTATAATATTTTCGGTCCACTAACTACCTTCAAAATTTTATATGATGACCAAGATGAACGTGTCAGCCGGTTCTATCAGGAAGATCCTGAACTTTTCGCAAAAATTTTAAAAGTTATTGCGGGAGATATTCAAAAGGTCATTGAAGGGATCTTATCAGAGACTACCGTTGATGGCATCTATTATTCTACCCAAGATTTACAAAGCGATGATTTCACTGACAAAGACTTCATTGAACTGGTTAAGCCATTGGATACGGCTTTATTAAATCGTGCTAAAGAACTTAAACCTCATCATATCCTCCATGTTTGTGGTTACTTAGGCGCCCATAACCGATTAGAAAAATTTGCTGACTATCCAGCCAGTGCGGTTAATTGGGCAACTGGTCCGGAAAAATTATCAATTGAAGACGGCAAGAAGATTTTTAAAGATAAGGTTGTTGTGGGTGGTTTCCAAAATACAGCAGATGACCTCATTTACAAGGGGACAGAGGAAGAAATTAAAGCTTATACCAAGCAATTAATTAAAGAAGCTGGCGATACGCCTTATGTGATTGGCGCAGATTGTACTATTCCTGCAGATACACCAAGAGAACATTTTGAATGGGTTCGCCAAGCAAGTATAGAGGAGGCAGCTGAAAATGAAAAATAAAAAATTATTTATCGGTATTTTAGTGGCGGTAGTCGTTGTATTAGCCAGCTTCTTAATCAGAAACCGGAGTAATGAACCAAGTAAAGAAAATGCACGTAATGTGAAGGTTGCTTTTTGGCAAAATTATTATCCCTATAATTTCGTGAATGATAAGGGCGAAGCCGATGGTTATGAGGTTGCCGTTTTTAGAGAAGTTGAAAAGAAGTTGCCTCAGTACCACTTTGACTTTGTCCCCACCTCTAATGAAGACTTACTCATTGGCTTAGAGTCAGGCAAGTATGACGCAGGGATTAAGGGATGCTGGTATACCGATGAGCGGGCTAAGAAGTTTATTATTCCTAAAAACTATCATGGGGCGAGTGTGATTGGGTTGACCATTCGTTCCGAAGATAAGGATAAATATAAAAACATCGATGATTTCGCTAAGGCAAAGGGGAGATTAGTTCCTATTTCGCCACAAAACGGTCAATATGATGTGATTCAAGATTATAATCAAAAGAATCCTGATCATCCTATTGATTTGGTTCCTGCTGACCAATTTGACTTATCCGATGCCTATGGTTGGGTGCTTGAAGGACGTTATGATGCTTACTTCTCTATTGACTTATCCTATAAAAAGTCTGTAGAAGATGAAGATGGTCCTTATCATGATAAAGCTGATCAATTGACTTATGTGACTTATAAAGGGATTCCAATCTATCCTTTATTTGAACGGACTGATGAAAATGAACAATTAGTCAAGGATTATGATCAAGCGATTAAAGAACTCCGTGAAGATGGTACATTAGAAAAATTATCCCAACAATACTTAAATAAAAATGTATTTGATTATATTAAAGATTAAAAATGGCAATCTGATGTAAGACGAGGATGTGTTACTTAGCCCTGATTAAGTCTAGATGAAATGAAGTCTTCTGAATAATTATTTTCAGAGTAAGCAGTCAGTTCAATCTAAGTTTCAGGGCTATTGCCATTCACTGACTAGTGTAGAAAGGAGATAATATGGTTAATTTTGATGTAAAATCCATATTCCCTTTATTTAAGGAATTGATACCATTTATACCAGTATCATTATTTATATTAATTATTTCCTTTACCCTTGGCAATTTACTAGGAGTTATTCTAGCTTATGGCTTAGAGGCAAAGCAAAGATGGTATCAGCAAATAACCAAGACTTATATATTTATTATGCGCTGTACGCCACCGATAGTGATGATATTTCTAGTGTTTTATGGTTTACCCCAGCTATTGAAGTGGTGGCTTAAGATTAACATTCATGATTTCTCACAAGCAGTCTTTGTCATTATTGCCTTAACTTTGTTATATGGAGCCAATATTTCTGTTGTGTTCAAAGCAAGTTATGATGCGGTCAATAAGGGGCAAAGAGAGGCTGGCTTAGCCTTAGGCCTGTCAGAAGCTAGGACTTTCTTTAGAATCATACTACCTCAAGCCTTAAGGATTGCCCTACCCAATATTGGTAACTCGACGGTTTCTTTATTAAAAAACACTGCCCTAGCTTATACCATTGGATTAATTGATGTCATGGGGGCAGGGCAATTATTTATTAATCGAAATATGGGGAATTTTTCCTTAGAAACAGATTTGGCAGTAGCCATTATCTATTGGATTATTGCCGGATTAATTATGGTTTCTATTCATCTATTAGAAAAAGAAATTTCTAAAGGGGAGGTATAGGGCGATGAATTGGGATTTTATTATTGATACTTTTTTTGCTTCCTTAAAAGGAATTCCTGTGACCCTTAGTATTATGCTGGTAGCGGTAATATTTTCTATCGCTCCTGCTTTATTGTTTGCCTTAGCTTTACAGAGGGAGCTGCCAGTCATTAGTAAGTTTATTCAAGTTTACTTAGCGATCATTCGCGCTACCCCATTAATAGTTCTTATTCTGTTCTTTTACAGTTTACTGCCTAGCCTTTTAAATCAATTCACCAACTTAATTCATGTTAAGGTGGACGTCTTTAATTTTAATCCGATTATCTATGCCTATATTATCTTCTCCTTAATTGCGCTAGCTTCCTTAACCGAGATCTTTCGGTCTGCCTTAATGGCCGTTGATTATGGTCAATGGGAAGCAGCCTTAAGTGCTGGTTTAAGTCCCTGGAAAAGTTTTGAAAGAATTATTTTTCCCCAATTGCTTAAAGTGGCCTTACCTTCATTTATTAATTTAATTATTGAACTAGTTAAGGGAACTTCTTTAGTCTTTGTGATGACGGTGCAAGATATCACAGCTATTGCAAAGACTGCAGCTGCCTATTCCTATAATTTTACCAGTGCTTATATTGTTATCTTTGTGATTTATTTAATACTTTGTGGCTTAATTCAATATCTTGGTCAGGTCATTAATAAGTATTATTTATCCCATGCCTAGGAGTGATTAATGATGTTAAATGTTAAAAATATCCACAAATCCTTTCTTGGTCAAAAAATATTGAAAGGAATCGATTTAACGGTTGATTCTGGAGATGTGATTGCTATTCTGGGCCCTAGTGGGTCAGGAAAGACCACCCTTTTACGGTGTTTAAATTTCTTAGAAAAGGCAGATCATGGTGAATTTGGCCTCTTAGGAGAGCATTATGACTTAAGCAAAATTACTCGAAAAGAGATTTTGAAAATCAGACAACATATTGGTTTCGTGTTTCAAAATTATAATTTGTTTAATAATAAAACGGTATTAGAAAATCTGCTAGAACCCCTGGTTACAGCGCGAGGCTGGGCAAAGGATGAAGCAGTTGCTCGAAGTGAAGAAATCCTTGACTGGGTAGGGATGGCTAAACTCAAGGATCGCTATCCTAATCAGCTCTCCGGAGGACAACAACAAAGAGTGGGGATCGCTAGAGCAATCGCACCTAGTCCTGATCTCATCCTGTTTGATGAACCGACTTCAGCTTTAGACCCGGAATTAGTCGATGGGGTTTTAAATATTATGACTGAACTCGCGAAAAAGGGAACTACCATGGTCGTTGTGACCCATGAAATGTCCTTTGCTAAGAATGTTGCTGATCGTATTATATTTATGGAGCAGGGAGAAGTGATTGAAGAGGGCGATCCTTACAGTTTCTTTAATGCTCAGAAAAATCAAAGAGTTCATAAGTTTCTCAATGTCTTAGATCGATTTTAAGATGATGTCGTCCAAAAAGGCCCGCGCTAGCTTTGTCAATGAGCTAGTGCGGGCCTTTAATGGTGCCTGAAATGCTATCTTATTGATATAAGGCATCTACCCGAGCTTGGGTATCCTCGTTATTAAGATATTCTTCATATCCGGTCTCAATCCGGTCAACTAAGCCGTTAGGACTGACATGGATCACCCGGTTTGCAATGGTTGAAAGAAATTCTCTATCGTGGGATGAGAATAATAGGACGCCTTTAAAGCGGATTAAGCCATCATTCAAGCTGGAAATCGATTCCAGGTCAAGATGGTTAGTCGGATTATCCATAACCAGGACGTTAGCCTTGGA
The nucleotide sequence above comes from Aerococcus urinae. Encoded proteins:
- a CDS encoding ABC transporter ATP-binding protein, which gives rise to MKYIWSYIKPFKKELVFIFLGMLMFSVVNLGLPTMLAMIIDNALIPGDLSNLYFFLAIMLFISCLGIAGQIFGSYFISKLSTMMTMNLRNDLFKKMLKLSHHEFQDYGVPSLTNRMTSDAFILMQFTQMTLRTLATAPVMIIISIYMITRTSPELGLYVFPVAPMIVAMIIIIAWLTLPISRAQQKTLDSINRILRENITGTRVVRAFNREQFFEERFEEVNHTYRQYSSRLFKTMAITPSLFSLIMNITIILIVWFGAGFAARGSVQVGTLVAFIEYVWLALFSLTIFANIFMMYPRAVVSAGRLDEVMHTPITVPHPENPIMETDGSGRLEFNHVDFAYPDADEPVLRDISFSSKAGETIAFIGSTGSGKSTIVKLIPRFYDVSSGEIKLDGIDIRDLDLQVLRSKIGYTPQKANLFSGQIATNLRYGKFDADEEDMDHATSIAQASEFINRLATRYHTELTEGGTNLSGGQRQRLSIARSIIGDREIYIFDDSFSALDYKTDAAVRLALKEETKDATTIIIAQRVGTIINADQIIVLDHGQIAAKGTHKELLKSSPLYYEIASSQLTKEELEYGE
- a CDS encoding uroporphyrinogen decarboxylase family protein, with amino-acid sequence MSKKELVKTVFDGHQAERTPVGFWHHFVEDVYHANALKDDQIKPANLAGHQQFLKDIEPDYIKIMTDGYFQYPNEKLQKAEHLSEVGEIEPLANDDPWIQEQIQFAKEVEALHNNQLYSFYNIFGPLTTFKILYDDQDERVSRFYQEDPELFAKILKVIAGDIQKVIEGILSETTVDGIYYSTQDLQSDDFTDKDFIELVKPLDTALLNRAKELKPHHILHVCGYLGAHNRLEKFADYPASAVNWATGPEKLSIEDGKKIFKDKVVVGGFQNTADDLIYKGTEEEIKAYTKQLIKEAGDTPYVIGADCTIPADTPREHFEWVRQASIEEAAENEK
- a CDS encoding transporter substrate-binding domain-containing protein encodes the protein MKNKKLFIGILVAVVVVLASFLIRNRSNEPSKENARNVKVAFWQNYYPYNFVNDKGEADGYEVAVFREVEKKLPQYHFDFVPTSNEDLLIGLESGKYDAGIKGCWYTDERAKKFIIPKNYHGASVIGLTIRSEDKDKYKNIDDFAKAKGRLVPISPQNGQYDVIQDYNQKNPDHPIDLVPADQFDLSDAYGWVLEGRYDAYFSIDLSYKKSVEDEDGPYHDKADQLTYVTYKGIPIYPLFERTDENEQLVKDYDQAIKELREDGTLEKLSQQYLNKNVFDYIKD
- a CDS encoding amino acid ABC transporter permease; the protein is MVNFDVKSIFPLFKELIPFIPVSLFILIISFTLGNLLGVILAYGLEAKQRWYQQITKTYIFIMRCTPPIVMIFLVFYGLPQLLKWWLKINIHDFSQAVFVIIALTLLYGANISVVFKASYDAVNKGQREAGLALGLSEARTFFRIILPQALRIALPNIGNSTVSLLKNTALAYTIGLIDVMGAGQLFINRNMGNFSLETDLAVAIIYWIIAGLIMVSIHLLEKEISKGEV
- a CDS encoding amino acid ABC transporter permease, which encodes MNWDFIIDTFFASLKGIPVTLSIMLVAVIFSIAPALLFALALQRELPVISKFIQVYLAIIRATPLIVLILFFYSLLPSLLNQFTNLIHVKVDVFNFNPIIYAYIIFSLIALASLTEIFRSALMAVDYGQWEAALSAGLSPWKSFERIIFPQLLKVALPSFINLIIELVKGTSLVFVMTVQDITAIAKTAAAYSYNFTSAYIVIFVIYLILCGLIQYLGQVINKYYLSHA
- a CDS encoding amino acid ABC transporter ATP-binding protein encodes the protein MLNVKNIHKSFLGQKILKGIDLTVDSGDVIAILGPSGSGKTTLLRCLNFLEKADHGEFGLLGEHYDLSKITRKEILKIRQHIGFVFQNYNLFNNKTVLENLLEPLVTARGWAKDEAVARSEEILDWVGMAKLKDRYPNQLSGGQQQRVGIARAIAPSPDLILFDEPTSALDPELVDGVLNIMTELAKKGTTMVVVTHEMSFAKNVADRIIFMEQGEVIEEGDPYSFFNAQKNQRVHKFLNVLDRF